One region of Pseudomonas alvandae genomic DNA includes:
- the panM gene encoding aspartate 1-decarboxylase autocleavage activator PanM has product MPIVVEHLEQATQQDQQDLQKIYRDAPAWLFEPFSDATQLIGECLAEDSLIAARFNDRLLGAARLQRHQDAWRLSHLCVRNITRRRGVAERLVSEARRMAQQDNAELRLQAPAGHLEVQALAAKLKLPLDIC; this is encoded by the coding sequence ATGCCCATCGTTGTCGAGCACCTGGAACAAGCCACTCAACAGGACCAGCAGGACCTGCAGAAAATCTATCGGGACGCGCCCGCCTGGCTGTTCGAGCCGTTCAGCGACGCCACGCAATTGATCGGAGAATGCCTGGCGGAAGATTCGTTGATCGCGGCACGCTTCAATGATCGCCTGCTCGGGGCCGCACGGCTGCAACGGCACCAGGACGCCTGGCGCTTGTCCCACCTATGCGTACGAAATATCACGCGCCGTCGTGGCGTGGCTGAACGGCTGGTGAGCGAAGCCCGGAGGATGGCCCAGCAAGATAATGCCGAGCTTCGACTTCAGGCGCCGGCCGGGCATCTGGAAGTCCAGGCACTGGCGGCGAAATTGAAATTGCCGCTGGATATTTGCTAG